Proteins from a single region of Geovibrio ferrireducens:
- a CDS encoding cytochrome c3 family protein, producing the protein MFNFIKVGFIALTLFLTAFAVYADKHPEEIGNKDCMECHVEVTPDAVKQWDESAHGFTGVKCGVCHGDEFNFKKVPANDTCRGCHAKQVENNFMADKSCAMCHPAHTFTVHKQKDYK; encoded by the coding sequence ATGTTTAATTTTATTAAGGTCGGCTTCATTGCGCTGACGTTATTCCTCACGGCGTTCGCTGTTTATGCGGATAAGCACCCGGAGGAGATAGGGAACAAGGACTGTATGGAGTGCCATGTTGAGGTGACTCCCGATGCGGTCAAACAGTGGGATGAGAGTGCGCACGGTTTTACAGGTGTTAAATGCGGAGTGTGTCACGGTGATGAGTTTAATTTCAAAAAAGTGCCTGCGAATGACACCTGTCGGGGATGTCACGCCAAGCAGGTGGAAAACAATTTTATGGCGGATAAATCATGCGCCATGTGCCACCCGGCCCATACCTTCACCGTACATAAACAGAAAGATTACAAATAA
- a CDS encoding molybdopterin oxidoreductase family protein, which yields MNVSRRNFIKLTAAASAAAAAGISFPASVQAEEKVDVDKWVKGACRFCGTGCGVYVGVKNGKAVAIKGNPDAKTNFGFLCVKGFLAFKCMYHPDRLKMPLVRQKDGKFKETSWNEALDLVAKKFKSFHEKYGKDSVAYYGSGQCTTEETYTFNKLWKGGFRSNMVEGNPRLCMASAVAGYISTFGSDEPMGSYSDIESSKCIFITGSNMSECHPVIYRRVMRHKMKNPDVKIIVCEPRRTSTSKIADLWLPNDPGTDLAVFHAMANVIISKNLHDRDFIAKHARFTTGKDVVDFEEYKKFLAQFTPEAVEKLTRCPADHIVKAAEWFATSGATMSMWCMGLNQRKRGLWANNLVHNLHIVTGNMGKPGADSFSLTGQPNACGGVRETGALSHLLPGTKPVANDKWRAHVERSWKIPEGTIDPKPGFHTMLMFEKLGAESDAEKPIKGMLVSTTNPAQSLPNLNKYIKGMQDSFLVVLDIFPTRTTQLADVILPAAFLYEKGGVFGCSERRSQLTEKAVEPIGQAKPDLWIIAQIAKRMGYEKLIPWNGNDSMKANQQAWEDYIAVTKDTEHTLWGATYDRLKKEKAGLQWPCPSVDHPGTERRYVRGLDPMFEHPAEKGNIPDSAQVYFYADAKKEGKLNLFLRPYEGPGEMPDKDFPFFLTTGRVVEQWHTGTMTMRIPEIARTHPNAYIELHPDDAKQLGITAGDMVEIVSRRGKSSMPARITKGTLPGVAFVPWHDQAMARMINFVCNDVVDPDSKEPEYKVAAVRINKISGPKDVADKYIISDVNAPFA from the coding sequence ATGAACGTTTCAAGGCGTAATTTTATAAAGCTTACAGCCGCAGCAAGCGCCGCGGCAGCGGCGGGAATCTCTTTCCCCGCATCCGTTCAGGCGGAAGAAAAAGTTGATGTTGATAAATGGGTAAAAGGCGCATGCCGTTTCTGCGGAACAGGCTGCGGCGTTTACGTAGGCGTTAAAAACGGCAAAGCGGTTGCGATAAAGGGTAACCCCGATGCGAAAACAAACTTCGGGTTCCTTTGTGTAAAAGGGTTCCTTGCATTCAAATGCATGTACCACCCTGACAGACTCAAAATGCCCCTCGTCCGCCAGAAGGACGGCAAGTTTAAGGAAACCTCATGGAACGAGGCTCTTGACCTTGTGGCAAAAAAATTCAAATCATTCCATGAAAAATACGGCAAAGACTCAGTGGCATACTACGGCAGCGGCCAGTGCACCACTGAGGAAACATATACATTCAACAAGCTCTGGAAAGGCGGCTTCCGCAGCAACATGGTGGAAGGAAACCCCAGACTCTGCATGGCCTCAGCCGTTGCGGGCTATATCTCAACCTTCGGCTCTGATGAGCCTATGGGCAGCTACTCTGATATAGAAAGCTCAAAGTGCATCTTCATCACGGGTTCAAACATGAGCGAGTGCCACCCTGTAATCTACAGAAGGGTAATGCGTCATAAGATGAAAAACCCCGATGTGAAGATAATAGTCTGCGAACCCAGAAGAACCAGCACATCAAAAATAGCCGACCTCTGGCTGCCGAACGATCCGGGCACTGACCTTGCGGTGTTTCATGCCATGGCAAATGTGATTATTTCCAAAAACCTCCACGACAGGGACTTCATAGCGAAGCATGCACGCTTCACCACCGGAAAGGATGTTGTGGATTTTGAGGAATACAAAAAATTCCTTGCCCAGTTCACACCGGAAGCTGTGGAAAAACTCACCAGATGCCCCGCAGACCACATAGTAAAGGCTGCTGAATGGTTCGCCACAAGCGGCGCCACCATGTCAATGTGGTGCATGGGTCTTAACCAGCGTAAAAGAGGTCTCTGGGCGAACAACCTTGTTCACAACCTCCACATAGTTACGGGCAACATGGGTAAACCCGGCGCGGATTCCTTCTCGCTTACAGGTCAGCCCAATGCCTGCGGCGGTGTGCGTGAAACAGGCGCCCTTTCCCACCTTCTGCCCGGAACAAAACCTGTGGCGAATGATAAATGGCGCGCTCACGTGGAAAGATCATGGAAAATACCCGAAGGGACAATTGACCCCAAGCCGGGCTTCCACACTATGCTGATGTTTGAAAAACTCGGCGCTGAAAGCGATGCGGAAAAACCCATAAAAGGGATGCTGGTGAGCACCACAAACCCTGCCCAGTCTCTGCCCAACCTGAATAAATACATTAAGGGGATGCAGGACAGCTTTTTGGTGGTTCTGGATATTTTCCCCACCAGAACAACTCAGCTCGCAGACGTTATACTCCCTGCCGCGTTCCTCTATGAAAAAGGCGGCGTATTCGGCTGCTCCGAACGCAGAAGCCAGCTTACTGAAAAAGCCGTTGAGCCGATCGGACAGGCAAAACCAGACCTCTGGATAATCGCCCAGATAGCTAAAAGAATGGGCTATGAAAAGCTTATTCCCTGGAACGGCAATGACTCCATGAAAGCAAATCAGCAGGCATGGGAAGACTACATAGCTGTGACTAAGGACACTGAACACACTCTTTGGGGCGCAACATACGACAGGCTTAAAAAAGAGAAAGCCGGTCTCCAGTGGCCCTGCCCGTCAGTGGATCACCCCGGAACCGAAAGGCGCTATGTCAGAGGGCTTGACCCTATGTTCGAGCATCCGGCTGAGAAAGGCAATATTCCTGACAGCGCTCAGGTTTACTTCTATGCGGATGCGAAGAAGGAAGGCAAGCTGAACCTTTTCCTGCGCCCCTATGAAGGTCCCGGTGAAATGCCTGACAAGGATTTCCCGTTCTTCCTCACCACAGGAAGGGTTGTGGAGCAGTGGCACACGGGAACAATGACAATGCGTATTCCCGAAATAGCAAGAACTCACCCGAACGCATATATAGAACTGCATCCGGATGATGCAAAACAGCTCGGTATAACCGCAGGGGACATGGTGGAGATAGTGAGCAGAAGGGGCAAAAGTTCTATGCCCGCAAGAATTACGAAAGGGACTCTCCCCGGAGTGGCCTTTGTTCCTTGGCATGACCAGGCAATGGCAAGAATGATTAACTTTGTGTGCAACGACGTGGTCGACCCGGATTCAAAAGAGCCGGAGTACAAAGTTGCCGCAGTGCGCATTAACAAAATAAGCGGACCGAAAGACGTTGCTGATAAATACATAATCAGTGATGTTAACGCTCCCTTCGCTTAA
- a CDS encoding chaperone NapD has protein sequence MIFTGSIITFAEGKKETALEMLKTFPQVEIHSFSEDGQNAVVSIESTDSKELENLTETLKKDSTIKDIAHHYMYFGEETEKLLAEGNENPDLGQFFKSARNKNGKAV, from the coding sequence ATGATATTCACAGGCAGCATCATCACATTCGCCGAAGGAAAAAAAGAAACAGCCCTCGAAATGCTTAAGACCTTTCCGCAGGTGGAGATCCACTCCTTTTCCGAAGACGGCCAAAATGCGGTTGTATCCATAGAATCAACAGACAGCAAGGAACTTGAGAACCTCACTGAGACACTCAAGAAGGACAGCACAATTAAAGACATAGCCCATCACTACATGTATTTCGGTGAGGAGACTGAGAAACTTCTTGCAGAAGGGAATGAAAATCCGGATCTGGGTCAGTTTTTCAAAAGTGCAAGGAACAAGAACGGCAAAGCTGTATGA